From the Salarias fasciatus chromosome 5, fSalaFa1.1, whole genome shotgun sequence genome, the window AGAGTATTGTGCAGACGTGGATACACAAAACACTAGCGTCTCCACCAATCGGAAAGAAGTATGAAGATGATAAATGCTGGTTACATGTATCTTGGGGTTAAGGTCTGCTAAAGAAGGGACAGTCTATATTCACCCTGAGAGAAAGGACAGAATGTGTGGGGAACACGTACGCTTTAGTCTCCTGAGGACGACTTTGGTTTGCATTAAAGTCAACAGAAGATAAATACTGTACCTCTCACATTTCCTGTAGTCACACAGGTTATGGTGACCTTTAAAGTGTGGCCTgattcagcctcctcctgcagcaacacCATCATGCATAATAGCTTTTCTTAAAACCGTAGCACCAAGACCAAACCCACATATTTCTACATTTATCTGTTATGTCTCATCTTCTTCTCTACAAACATACATTAAGTGAATCATTCTCATTAAAACAAATTCCAGATCTTGCAAGCCAACTTCAAATCATCCAATAAGTGGCTTTGGCAGGTGGTCTCCCATTATGAAGGTAATTAATAGGGACCGTTTGTTCtccaaaaagaaatgaaaaatctaCAGCCTCGCAGGTGACAAGCGAAACATATCAGATGATTGACTCTAACGGAAGAATAAAGAGCATTTCAGCCTGAAAAGTTTGAACACTTGAGTCGAGAGATCCTCTCAACCTGATGCTCGCCATGCCTTCGTCTCTCTTTCTGTATACACAACATGTCTCCCACATGGCAGGGGGTTCTCCGTGCTTCAGTCGGTATTTTGTAAACACAAAAGACCAAAACGAAAAGTGAGCTCCACTTACTTGCAGAGCGGAGATAACAAACATGGAGCGAACAAGTAGCATTCGGAGAAAAGCCGTGGCTCGGCAGCATAAGGCCGAAGTGATGATTGCAGGGGAACAACTCAGGTAGGGTTTGAAACAGTCACAGGAAATTGCTGTCACGTATTTTGTTATTGTTCAGCATGTGACAGATGTAAAGATTAACGACCACGGGCTGACTTGAACAAGGTTGAAACTTCACGACGGAAAACTGATCAAGGATCGACGCTACCACCTGCGGACCTATCCCAACTGCTTCGTGGCTCAGGAGCTGATCGACTGGCTGATGAGCCACAAGGAAGCTGCAGATCGAGTCACAGCTGTCCGTCTCGTGCAGCACCTCCTGGACCATGACATTGTTCACCACGGTAGGAGAGCGAGAGCACCAGAGCTCAACTGTACAGGAGATATTTCATGACCGTTTAATGCATTTAGAAGATggcactgtcttttttttttcttagtctGTGACAAGAGGTCTGTATTCAAGGATGCCAAACTGCTGTTCCGTTTCCGCAAAGACGATGGCACATTTCCCTTCAATACGGAGGTGAAAATCTTCATGCGAGGACAACGGCTGTTCGAACAGTAAGAGCTGCAGCGTTTCAGCAGGATCAGATAACCTTGACGTGTTCTATACAACAAATATTGATAGcattcatgagaaaaaaagaatccagCTCAGCAACGCAATACATTGACTACTTGACAAATAAGTGTGAATAAATGTTCCCTTTTCGGGGTTTTTTTGTACATAATACATTTGCATGCCCTAAGTAATCTGATCTATAACTTTGCATCCGTTTCCCCAGACTCATTGCAGACAAAGACTCCATCCTGCAGCTGAGAGAGGAGCATGGTGTTGCATATCACCGCTCCTTTCCTGGCTGCCAGTTCATTGACTGGCTACTTCAGaatggagaggcagagagccgCCGTCAGGGGCTGGATTTGTGCCGCGCGTTGCAGGAGCATGGCATCATTCAGCACGGTGAGACGAGTCCTCGTTTGCCCTGTGATGTAAAGCTGTCAGCAGCTGCCAGCAGAGAGTAGCCATCTGGGATGTTTGCAATCTAAAGAAACCAAATCAATGGCTCTGTGTATTAAAAGAAGCCTGCATTTATTTAAGCAAACACTAAAAATCAAAAGTTTGGACACATCTTCGCATTcaatgtttttccttcattttctcgACTATATGCATTGTAGATTCTTACTGGAAGTAACAAACCTGTGAATGAACACATTGCAAATTATGTAGTGcacaaaaatgtgtgaactATCTCAAAActtgttttgtatttcataTTCCTCAAAGTAGCCACCCTTTGCTCTATTGAGAGTGCTAGAAACACTTGGCCTTCTCTCAGGGAGCTTCATGAGTCGTCACTTGAAATGGTTTTCTCTTCACAGGTGAGTCTTGTCAGGCTTcatttgtggaatttttttcttcttattgttGGGACCATCAGTTGTGTTGTGCAGAAGTGAAGTCGTGTACAGTTGACAGCCCtattttaattcatattcaaGAACCAATCAGCTCAGTAAAGAGAAATGACACTTCATCATTACTGGAAGAACTGAAGGTCATTCAGTGcggaaaaaatggaaaaaaattttTTGAATGTGCCCCCAAGTACAGTCACAAAAACCTTCAAGCGTTACGACAGAACTGGCTGACGTGAGGCCGGCCTCTGGAAAAGAAGACCAGGAGtcacctctgctgctgaggaaagGTTCATCTGAGTCACCAGCCTCAGAAATTGCAAGTTGAGAGCACCTCAGATTAGAGCTCAGATAAATGTCACACAGAGTTCTAGAAGCAGACACCTCTCTGCAGCAACTGTTCAGAGGAGGCTTCACCAATCAGGCCTTAATGGTCAAAATGctgcaagaaaaacacaactaatGAAGAGAAACAAGCACAAGAGACACAGGGGATGGATATTAGACTGTGCTTTGAGTTTATGAGTCTAAGCTTGAGATCTTTAGTAGCTTTtgtgtctcacacacaaaaGGTGAACAGATGGTTTCTATATGCATGATTCACACTGTGAAGCATGTAGGAGGAGGTGTGATGGTCTGGGGGGCGCTTTGCTGATGACACTAGCGATTTACTCAAAATTAAAGGGAAACTGAACAGCATGGCTgccacagcatcctgcagcaaCATGCCATCCCATCACGtttacattaaaggtgctgtaggcaggattttgctagtcaatgctaatttttctgtgttttctttggattaaatgttagagtatccattgataatccttcaggagtgtagcataattgcactaccgcgaggatgcagcatttccatctgtctctgttctgagctgaaaaggaatctcgacagctccaggtatctttgaccaatcagaagagcccctgaggctctaaccgtgattggccGAGGGGCATTCatcgcatgttcttgtgggaggggcttaacttgcgtaagggcgtgatgtcagagaaaacaggacaggattggctgtgctgggtttcaaatggccatcttagatgggtcaaatcgcaatcttgcttaggtaaccctaagcaagatggcggggatgccgaatcctgcctacagcacctttaagttgaaatttatttttcaacagGACATTGACCCCAAACATAATTTAGTATGCGCTCATTCATAGTTTTGATGCCTTCAGTGGGAATCCacagaaaatagagaaaaaaaaactatgaatgAGAAGGTGTGTCCAAACATCTGACTGGTGTGTTCTCAAGGTTGATTcatgtttcctctctctgtgtcttaAAGTTGCAAAGAAGCACGAGTTCTTTGACAGCGGGTTACTCTATCAGTTTTGCATCAAttttcgccgccgccgccgcctgtctGAGCTTTTGAGTGAGAGTGAGCATGACAAAGACGAGGGCAAGGTGCTGCAGACTCAGGAGGACCAGAACCTCGACAGTCCATTTGTTGTACGCAGAAACTCACAGAGACAAAATGCTGCCTTCCAGTCtggtaaaacatgaaataaccttttctgtattttcaacaCGGACTTTGTTGTGAACGTTATtcacatatttcatattttatctCTGATCTAATAACAGTGCGGGTGAAAAAAGATCTTAAACAGGCTATCAGTGGACGTCGGGGAAGCTTGaattcagctcagctccacccagaAGAATTTCCACCATCTTCAAATCAACAGTCTTCAGTCGCAGTGCCGAGATTCAATCCTAAATCAGGTAAGTGTAGAACTACTATTTGAACTATTAAAAAATCTAACAGAATTGTGATAACAGCCAAATATGAAATGTTCGGATATGCAAAGTAAAGCAGCTTGCTGGTAGAGTCTGGGTAAACACATTCTTGGTAGGTAGGACTGACAGCAAAATTAATGCTCAAGTGTTTTAAAAGACGTTTCTGATCCTGTGGTTCCACATCTCTGTCCTGATGGGAGGAGCTCACCCAAGATAACAATGTTTCCATTCATGAGGAGTCACAAACTGCTGTGATGACAATGGTGGCATTGCCAGTTACAGCACAGCTGTATTAGTGCCTCAATTATTATGGTAAAGAAAAAGGTTGCTGAGATTCTGgatcaaaggaaaaaaaaatgcttcagttttctAAAGATTGTGACGATTGTTTTTCTATTAGAAAATATCCCAGAAATTCACCAGATTGCTAATCTaatatttggtgttttttttttttaatttgacactCACTTGTATATTGAAGCGTATTTGTGATTAACATGTGATTTTAATGGTATTACAGTTCTTAAAAGAAATGTTACATGTGAAGAGTTGTTGGCACCCGGCGCACCCTTCATCAAGAAAGTGTTGACAGTAAGTTATCAAAAATTAATGCATCTTGTGACATTTCACAAAATTACTTTAGCATCCTGTGAGCAACAATTTTTGAATAACTCTAAAGTTAGTCCTATTTTTAGTGATGAAGTTGTGCTCCAGTGAACCTAAAGTGCAATTTACCTGATTTCAGGTGATCGGGGACGCTCTGGGCTGGGGCTTTGTTGTCCGAGGTGCTGCTCCCTGTTATATGCAGGCTGTTGACCCTGgaagtcctgcagcagctgctggaatcAAGGTGAAATAAAttgaggagaaaatgaagataTTTCCTTATTAAATGTAGAGACTACGGCAAAATGAAGACTATATATGATTGTTTCTAGGTGCAGCAGTTTGTGTGTCAGGTGAATGGACAGTGCGTTCTTCACCTGGACTACAGGACGGTCTCCAGACTGGTGATGACTGGACCTCGGACCGTTGTGCTGGAAGTACTGGAGCCAATCGAATGAAACTGCTGTCCTACTCCGGTCCATCTTTTATCCCGATTGATGCAGTCACCAGAGAACCTCAAATGCTCTTGGATTATGGAAAATAACATGGAGAAAGCCAGAAAGAGAACATTGAAACTCAAAGCCCCCCGAGCACAACCTGAACTCACACCCAAAACTGAACATAGTGAGGCACGAGTGTCAACCGCACAACATGAACATATTTCAACTGATACATTAACTGAATATGATTACTTGTATTGACTGAATGCTGATATTGCATACTGTAAAGTCCCCAATAAAATCATTAAGATTGAAATGAGTCATTTCATAGAGCAATTGGAGGCAATAAATGACATATCAAGATGGATGATTTGGTAACTGAAAATGATTATGAACTGCAAAAAGTAAATGTTCTGACTTTTAAAATATGTACTTATtgtgataataaaaataaattaatgtaCTCTGTTTGATCTTGTGCAAATATGTTTATACATTTCAAGTTAATGCACTAATtcataaacagacaaaaatcaTGCTTAATTACAGGGAAGTttagtcttttttattttaattacatCTCATCATGAGCATCTTCCAACTGAAAGTGAATACACATGATGCACATTAGTAATGTTGCTTAATTTGAACAAGGAATCAGggagtcaaactcattttagatGAGGGGTCATATATAGCCCAATTTCATCGtgagtgggccggactggtaaaatagtagtgtaacaacctttaaatttaaagtttaaagttttttgtttgtttttttttgttgttgttgttgtggtgcagagtatgcATGaataaaatgtcaatattttccaAAACTGTCACCCTGTCAGTATGGCTTTGAAGCTAATACTAGTTTGCGTTTTAAGGTAGCAATTTTTTCCTGTAAGCATCACTGATATATCAGTTTCATTCTCAGGTCACGTTTACAAGACAAAATTTCAAGTGATTCGAAATTTTAGTTTTGGtgcttcatttcagaaaaaaaaatcacattttcactgcaacactgtgaaaacaatgtgtttactcagaaactgctgaaactttgggccactagtggttgctgttttcttttttttttttttgtaaaatcacacacatgcaaacagataagctataaacattaaaaatggcgAGTACacggacatttgtatggacagaaaaaacaacttggatattttcacaaatgacAGTTCTAAAACTTCCAGgtcccaggagaatgtggacggggagtcatgccactctggagaACGCCATTATTACTACAGTCCATCTACTCGCACATGTGCAAGAGAATCATTTTCTACAGCCACCATGTGAATGCACACTAGCATCATGTCTGCTGTATACACAGAGACTGAGATTGAGTGTTTTGAAATAGTCTGACagcattttcctccatttacatgacaagactctgaatgttttcatttcacctaaaaaagttgcattttcagtggctccgaccACCATTGTCGGGTAAACAGACATCCAAAAAACAAGTGAAGTTTTGCGGTCTCACCTGAAAATGCTGTCCTTtaaatgttgtgttgtgtctgctactgctactatcgattttacaatttgcttggtgggtTGGTAGGCTGGATTAGAGTCTCTTGCGGGTCAGTTTGCAACCCACGGGCCTTACATTTGACATCCCTGATTCAGACAACATTGAAATGTCAGCTTATCAGAAATTCAACATTCTCACATTTTAAACCCattttgagtttagaataaaTGAGACTAATGGAGTTCTTAATCATGATAGCGTTAGACTTATGTGTATACAGCTGTCCTGCATTTGAGTTATTATGAGAACCAGCATTAGAAATGGGATTTATACTTAAACTGAGTACATTGAGTCCAAACTTTAGGTCACTCAGTCCCCGCACAGCTCCTCCCTTCGACTTCCGTCTTTTTCCAGTCGCCATTTTGGACTGAGAGATGTAGTGGGTAGCGTACAGCTAGCAGGCTGTGTCGTCCACCAGTGCAAGTTCAGTAGATACTCCTAGGACATACATTGGTCCTGCTTACCATTCTTTCATTAATATCCCTTTCTTGCGACATGCGCGCCTGTCCTCTGTGCCCTTCCTCCCCTTAGCGAGCAGCCGCAGTTTGGCAGATATGGCTGCTACCTTGCTAGTTTAGCTTAACTAGCAGCGGAGCGTCCTCACCGGCGCTGAGGAGAGCGAGCATCCCCCCGTCCCCACTGCATAACGCAACCTTTTTCCATCCCTTGATGTTTTGAGGGTTCTCCTGCATATCTGTACTGTAGACGCATCACATGGTGAGTAAAACGCTGTGCTATGTGTTCCTCAGACATAAGCTAATGGGCTATGTGACGCTAGCTTCGCTGCTAATGCTAAGAGCGGGACACGATGCTAACTTCGGCTAAAGCTAACAATGTGAGCTGTGCGCTTCTGTTTGATTCAGTCACAGATCGCAGCACAAAAATAAAGAGCGGAGTCCAGGAACGGGACCGAAGCATCCcgacagaaaacagcagaacagctgAAGCTCTGGGCTCAGCATCATGTTTGTTATGTTCACAGTAATGTGACGATGAGAGGCAGCGTGTCATCCTTCGTAAGGTCCAATTCAATGCAGTTGTTGTGTTGAAGGTTTTGTCGTGCTTTCCGTGTATTTGCAGCAAAGATGTATCAACTTCCTGTGAACAACCTGACAAGAATCAGGAAAGCCAGGAAAGAAGTGAAGCGGGCACTTGAAGACATTGGATTGGACTTCTGCAAGGAAGTGGCAGAGGTGAGTGCATCCAAAGTGACATGTGTTGATTGATAGGAATGGCAGGTTGTCAGGATTGTTATTGAGGTCACCTGTAAGCATTTACATGAATTTTGCATCGAAAGAAATTACATGAATTTTTAAATGTCCATGACTCACAAAGAGTAAATATTGCAATTAAACTGAACATTCCTGTTACACATCAACTTGTATCCTTTGAGCtcattgtttgttgtttattattttgGGGGCAGGAATTCAAAGACTTTTCCCCTGATGAGGAGGTGGTGAGAGACAGTTTTTATGTTGACCTCTGTGGATGGGATCCTTCATACTCCAAAAAACAGGTATGATTTCTTCTGTAACCAGCTTTTGTATAGTAAGCATGTTCAAAGGGACTTAcatatcatttttttcttctgtttctgtgaaatCTCTTAGGAATACCGATCAAAGCCATTCTGCTGCACCGAGTGCCCGTTCTCTTCCAAATATTACTCAGGCTACAAGAATCACTTCCGCAGCGTGCACaggaaaacctttgaaaaaatCCTCATCAACTGTCCATACTGCACGTTCATTGCAAGCAAAAGAATTGTGGAGACGCATGTTAAAATCTTTCACATACCCAACTCGGCGCGGCAGAGTTATGGCAACACACAGGGAACTTTGCTCGTAAGGAAGGGAGATGGAGTGGAGAAACCAATGTACTTTTGCAAAAAATGCAAGTATCGTGACTCTTTATACAACGTTGTGAGGAGGCACATCTACAGGGAACACTTTCAGCATATTGTCGCACCATATTTTGGCATGGTTACTGAATCGTCTCTTAAAAATGGCGCGAATCCGGTCAGTGGCAACAACATATTCTGCAAACGCTGCCAGTTTACTACTCGTAACTATGAGGTGCTAGTTCAGCATGTTGTAGAGTACCACGAGCGCATTGGGGCTCAAGTAACAACCATGATCGGGCATGCTAACATTACTGTGTCCAGACCTCAAGGCTCAGCAATGATGTCCCAGAAGGCTCCTCTGGCTCTTGGCCGGGGCCAAGCACTTAGATCTGATCCAATAACCCAGCCAGTGATTGGCTATTTGAAGCCAGTGGCTCCTGTTAAAAGTCATTCCTCCACGGCAGCCGGTCAGGTGCGCGTCTCAATACCTAGCAACAGCACTGCAGCTGATAACAGTGTAGcaggtgtgaacacatcacagACACAAAAGTGGAAGATCTGCACAGTTTGCAATGAGCTATTTCCTGAAAACCTGTACAGTGCTCACTTTGAAAGTGCGCACAAGGCGAAAAAAATATGGGCGCTGGCCAAGTACATCATGAAAATCCACAACTTCACCTCCAAGTGTCTGCTTTGCAATCGCTACCTGCCCAGCGACACCCTGCTGAACCACATGCTGATCCACGGCTTAACCTGTCCGCAGTGTCACTGCGTTTTCCACAACGTCGAGAAAATGATGGAACACGTGGCCCAGACCCACCCCGATGAGTTTTCCGGACCGCCTGGCGCAgcacctctgacctttgacctgaccATCAAACAAGACAAATCCTGTAATGTTCAGCTTGCCGTTCTCACTTTTAACATGAAGGAACCGGTCAATGGTCAAGATCAGCCAGCATCTGGTCAGCCTGTCCTCCCACCTGTTGTCAAGCTGCCCACTTCCAGGATGCTGGAGAAGAAAAACGACTCGCTCGGCCGAGGCTTCTCCTCCCTACTGCAAGCGGGTGAGGTTGGCAAAACTGTGTGTCCGCTGTGTTTCTCCATCCTCAAAGGTCCAATCAGTGATGCTTTGGCCATGCATCTGAGGGAGCGGCATCAGGTGCTGCAAACAATGCATCCTGTTGAAAAGAAGTTGACATACAAGTGCATTCATTGCTTGGGGGTGTACACCAGTAATATGGTTGCATCCACAATCACATTGCACCTTGTACAGTGCAGGGCTGTAGGGAGGTCCCAGGCCACCTCCGGCTTCAAGTCTGCCCTGACTCTCAACTCGTCCGGGGCAGGATTTCTCAAGAGGCAGCTACCCACACTGCCTGTTACCAACGCGAAGAAGATGAAGCTTGCCAAGGACTCAAAGGTTCCTGGACATCCTGCTGGGTCCGAGGACTTTGCTCTGGATCCTCGAAGCTATGAACACAAGACTTATGAGGCCAGGAAAAACTTCCTGACGGCCTACTTCAACAGGAGGCCCTACCTTTCTTCCCAGGAAGAAGAGAAGCTTTCTGCTAGTCTGTGGCTGTGGAAGTCTGACATCGCCAGCCACTTTGCAGTAAAGCGAAAGGTGTGCGAGACGAGCTGTGCGAGCAAGAAGGTGTCAGTACTGCTCGGCTTCGACATGCAAGCTTTAAAGAAAGTCAAACATGGCTTGATTTTCTCAAGTAGCAAGGCTGATGGCACTTCAGCCGCGCCATCTGTAGCCTTTAAAACTAAAAATACCCCAAACCAAATCAAGAGGGATACGACATTAAAAAGTATCCCGAAACTCACTACGTGCACGGAGCCCATTTCACTAGACTCTGACAATGAAATGGAAACAACGGTTAAACCTACCGAGAACGGCGATGTGGAAAACAACCAGCCTGAGAGTGGAGCTCATGAGGAGCCTGCAAACCCCACGAATGACACTCCGTCTGCAGACTCCACAGATGACACTCAGCCTGCCGAAGAAGAAGATACTTTGATGAACCAGGAGAGCGCTTTGCCCGAGGAGGAAACAAACACCTGTGTGAGCCTCTTTTAAGGTTAGGATTGTGTGCCTTGGTTAAAGCAGCAGTTCAGTTATAAACACGACAAATTCCATTAGAGTTTCAAATCTGCTCAAGGCAGTTTCAAGTATGAAATGGCATGGGTCACTAAAACAATTCCAAATGTGCGAGTTACGGTAAAGAAGAAAGACTTACTACATTATAGCGCATCAGTACACAACTGTGAGTGACATTGTATATACTTGAGACATTGTTCTGTTGGGTTCTCCATGTAGTTCGTGTTACTCACTGATTGACTGTCACAACACGTGAAGCAGTTCTACCAACTGACCTATTTCCATATTTCTTTATCCTCCTCAGCTGTGacaaatgtatattttcatttcatatttagaATGTGTAGAATATGCTAATTGATTCTGTATACGTTTTAATAAATTTGTTTGTCTAATAAAAGACCATTTTAACGGCCCTCAGTGTGTTTATACTTCAACGTAAAACCCTTTTTTGTGTAGGAGTTGCACATTTTACAAAGCATAGTAATAGAAAAGGTTTTTGACATTTACTGTCTCTGGTGTAAATGCTGTTGAGGCTCAGTTTGTTGGATTACATTTTATAGGTGGATTTAATGAGAGAAAGACATTTCAAATTGGAAAGTTCTTAAGGGACTGCATAATGCTGAGTTGCCCCAATCTGACctgcacattttattcataaaaTGCAG encodes:
- the LOC115388368 gene encoding DEP domain-containing mTOR-interacting protein, with the protein product MERTSSIRRKAVARQHKAEVMIAGEQLRLKLHDGKLIKDRRYHLRTYPNCFVAQELIDWLMSHKEAADRVTAVRLVQHLLDHDIVHHVCDKRSVFKDAKLLFRFRKDDGTFPFNTEVKIFMRGQRLFEQLIADKDSILQLREEHGVAYHRSFPGCQFIDWLLQNGEAESRRQGLDLCRALQEHGIIQHVAKKHEFFDSGLLYQFCINFRRRRRLSELLSESEHDKDEGKVLQTQEDQNLDSPFVVRRNSQRQNAAFQSVRVKKDLKQAISGRRGSLNSAQLHPEEFPPSSNQQSSVAVPRFNPKSVLKRNVTCEELLAPGAPFIKKVLTVIGDALGWGFVVRGAAPCYMQAVDPGSPAAAAGIKVQQFVCQVNGQCVLHLDYRTVSRLVMTGPRTVVLEVLEPIE
- the adnpa gene encoding activity-dependent neuroprotective protein a — translated: MYQLPVNNLTRIRKARKEVKRALEDIGLDFCKEVAEEFKDFSPDEEVVRDSFYVDLCGWDPSYSKKQEYRSKPFCCTECPFSSKYYSGYKNHFRSVHRKTFEKILINCPYCTFIASKRIVETHVKIFHIPNSARQSYGNTQGTLLVRKGDGVEKPMYFCKKCKYRDSLYNVVRRHIYREHFQHIVAPYFGMVTESSLKNGANPVSGNNIFCKRCQFTTRNYEVLVQHVVEYHERIGAQVTTMIGHANITVSRPQGSAMMSQKAPLALGRGQALRSDPITQPVIGYLKPVAPVKSHSSTAAGQVRVSIPSNSTAADNSVAGVNTSQTQKWKICTVCNELFPENLYSAHFESAHKAKKIWALAKYIMKIHNFTSKCLLCNRYLPSDTLLNHMLIHGLTCPQCHCVFHNVEKMMEHVAQTHPDEFSGPPGAAPLTFDLTIKQDKSCNVQLAVLTFNMKEPVNGQDQPASGQPVLPPVVKLPTSRMLEKKNDSLGRGFSSLLQAGEVGKTVCPLCFSILKGPISDALAMHLRERHQVLQTMHPVEKKLTYKCIHCLGVYTSNMVASTITLHLVQCRAVGRSQATSGFKSALTLNSSGAGFLKRQLPTLPVTNAKKMKLAKDSKVPGHPAGSEDFALDPRSYEHKTYEARKNFLTAYFNRRPYLSSQEEEKLSASLWLWKSDIASHFAVKRKVCETSCASKKVSVLLGFDMQALKKVKHGLIFSSSKADGTSAAPSVAFKTKNTPNQIKRDTTLKSIPKLTTCTEPISLDSDNEMETTVKPTENGDVENNQPESGAHEEPANPTNDTPSADSTDDTQPAEEEDTLMNQESALPEEETNTCVSLF